Proteins from a single region of Lentimicrobiaceae bacterium:
- a CDS encoding nucleoside permease: MKIKIRLIIMNVLQYAIWGAWLISLGGYLGGKLNYTGVQIGSFFATMGIASLVMPAIMGIIADRWVNAEKVLAISHLISGTFMFVAAGQTEYHMLYTFILLAVLFYMPTIALSNSAAYNALAKHNMDPIKHFPPVRIFGTIGFIVSMILVDLIIIDGVALSKSANQLYFSAIISFALGLYSFTLPRCDINKNPDKSSLVDMLGLRAFTLFKEKRMAVFFVFSMLLGVALQITNAFANLYLTDYFGNMPQYANSFGVRHANILISISQMSETLCILLIPFFLRRYGIKNVMLMSMIAWVLRFALLGTGNPGDGVWMLILSMIIYGFAFDFFNISGSLYVETETSPSIRSSAQGVFMIMTNGFGALIGSYAAGKVVDVVGWPNSWFVFAAYALVVFFLFWILFDYKHEPEKISKSL, translated from the coding sequence ATGAAAATAAAAATCAGGTTAATAATAATGAACGTTCTCCAATACGCAATATGGGGAGCATGGTTGATTTCGTTAGGTGGCTACTTGGGTGGGAAACTGAATTATACAGGAGTACAAATAGGTAGCTTTTTTGCAACAATGGGTATAGCCTCCTTAGTAATGCCTGCAATAATGGGTATTATAGCCGACAGATGGGTCAATGCCGAAAAGGTTCTAGCAATATCTCACTTAATAAGTGGAACATTTATGTTTGTTGCTGCAGGACAAACCGAGTACCACATGCTATACACATTTATTTTATTGGCAGTTCTGTTCTACATGCCCACAATAGCATTATCAAATTCGGCAGCTTACAACGCACTTGCAAAGCATAATATGGACCCTATAAAACACTTCCCACCGGTGCGTATATTCGGTACAATAGGATTTATTGTTTCGATGATTTTAGTTGATTTAATAATAATAGATGGGGTTGCACTTTCTAAATCTGCGAACCAACTATATTTTTCGGCTATAATTTCATTTGCATTAGGATTGTACTCGTTCACTTTGCCTAGATGCGACATCAATAAAAATCCTGATAAAAGTTCGCTCGTCGATATGTTAGGTTTACGAGCTTTTACTCTTTTTAAAGAAAAAAGGATGGCAGTATTCTTTGTTTTCTCTATGCTTTTAGGAGTTGCCTTACAAATTACAAATGCTTTTGCAAACCTGTACTTAACCGATTATTTTGGAAACATGCCACAATATGCCAATAGTTTTGGTGTTAGACACGCAAATATTTTGATTTCAATATCTCAAATGTCGGAAACACTATGCATACTGCTTATTCCTTTCTTTTTAAGACGATACGGAATTAAAAACGTTATGCTAATGAGTATGATTGCATGGGTACTGCGTTTTGCCTTGCTTGGAACAGGAAATCCGGGCGACGGAGTTTGGATGTTGATTCTATCTATGATAATTTACGGTTTTGCATTCGATTTCTTCAATATATCCGGCTCTTTGTATGTCGAAACAGAAACATCGCCGTCAATACGCTCAAGTGCGCAAGGAGTATTTATGATAATGACCAACGGTTTTGGAGCCCTTATAGGTTCTTACGCAGCAGGAAAAGTTGTTGACGTAGTTGGTTGGCCCAATTCATGGTTTGTATTTGC